In Arthrobacter sp. CJ23, the genomic window GCGGGCGCCGGCCAGGATGTGGCGCACGGCCATGGTGATCGCCTCGAAGGAGTACGTGCGGGTCTCGCCCAGCACCACGAAGTCCGGGTCCGTGTCCGTGAGGATGAAGCCGGCCTCGTGCAGGGCCGTGGTGAGCCCCGCCTCGCCGATGGTGTACGCGCGGTTGCCCGAGTCCGAGCTCTGCACCTGGTCCTTGAGGAACTGGGCGGTGGCCAGGGCCGAAGTCCAGATGTTCTCTTCCGGGACCTCCAAGCCGGAGGCGCTGAGGCGGGCCGCGAGGTCGCGCGGGGTGTAGATGGAGTTGTTCGTCAGGACCAGGAAGCGCTTGGAGGTATCCACCCAGCGCTGGATCAGTTCTGCGGCTCCAGGGATGGCCTGGTTCTCGTGGACCAGCACACCGTCCATGTCCGTGAGCCAGCATTCGATTTCGTGGCCATTGCGGTAGACCGATGCGGATGTGTTGGGCGTGGATTCTTCTGCCATGTTTGCCTCCGGCTTGGGTTGCTCGTGCACTGCCTCCCAGTCTTTCATTTTTCACCTGACGAAACACTGTGATGCTCCCAACTGGGGCCACTTGGCGTTTCGATTACGCTGGTTGGTGGCGCCGGCGCGCCGTCTACTGTGAGTCGGGGGATCTTCATGGTGGTCCCTTCATGCCGCCCGGGTGGTGGCAGGTCCCTCCGCATGATCGTCAATCCGGCCTCCGGATCATCGGAAGCCGCACAGCTGAAAGGGCCATCAATGAGCCACGACCACGGAGCACCACAGGCTCAAAGCAACCCGCCCGCAGAGCCACAGCCGCCGTACCTGCCGGCCTACCAGCCGCCGCAGTTCGGGCAGCAGCAGACCCAGCAACTGCCGCCGTTCCAGCCGGGCCAGTATGAGCCGGGCCAGTTCGGGCAGCAGCAGCCCGGTCCGGCCAAGCGCAAGACCCTGGCGATCGTGCTCGGCTCGGTTGCCGTCGCCGTGGGCATTGCCCTGATCGTCCTCTTCGCCTGGCTCATTCCGTCGTTCACCAAGGTGCAGGCCCAGGGCGAAACCACGCCGTCGGCAAGCGCCACTGACGCCCCCACGGGAGCCGCGGACGAACCGTCCGCCGCGCCTTCTGCACCGGGCACGGCCTCCTCCGAGATCCCCGCAGGCGCCGTGGCGCTGCCCGCGGGATGGGAGCAGCTGGACGGCCCCGGTAACGTCCCGGCCGACGGCGACGCCCGGTTCAGCAAGTGGGTCACGGGCGAATCGTCCTTCCAGTACCTGGCCGAGTGGACCCACGACGAGTCGTTCGGGATCACCAAGGACCCCACGTCCGGTGAAGAGATCCAGAAGAAGGCCCAAGGCACCGTGGAGGCCGACGGCGACGGAATTGCGCTCGCGTTCGCCTTCTTCGCCGAGTCCCAGGAAGGCAAGTTCGGCACGGACCCGGGGACGGTCAAGGCCGCCATCGAGGGCATCCGGGCCAAGTTCACGGCCATGCCCGCGGCCGAACTGCCGGCCAACCTGGTGGGCCACAAGTGCTCATCGGACTTCCAGACCAGCAAACCCGAAATCCGTGAGTTCCGCCGGGGCGCCGCCGTGGTCATCGGCTTCACGTGCACCAACGCGCGCGGCGAAGTGATCGAGGCCGTCAACCTGTTCACCGTGACGCCGTGGGGCACTCCGCAGATGCTGGGCGTCAGCGGGCACCACAGCTACTGGGAAACCCACCCGGGCCTGATGGAGCAGCTCGGCAATTCCTACCGCATCAACAGATGGAAGATGGCGGGCTAAAGGGCTTCACGCCCGCGGGCCAGGACCCACGGCGGGCAGGGCTAAAGTTGAGGGGTGACTGACCTTCCCCCCGACGAAGCCCTGCCCACGCCTGCCCAAACGCCTGCCGAAACCGCCGCGGAAGGCGAGTCTGAGGCGAAAGCCGAGGTCGGCGTCGGGCCCTGGGAAGGCGAGCTTCCCGACGGCGATCACTGGGACCCGGACCTCCTCGCCGACGGCGACCGCCGCAACGTGCTGGACAAGTACCGGTACTGGAAGCACGAGGCCATAGTGGCCGAGCTGGACTCCCGGCGCCACGAATTCCATATCGCCATCGAAAACTGGCAGCACGACCTCAACATCGGCACGGTGGTGCGCACCGCCAACGCCTTCCTCGCCAAGGAAGTCCACATCATCGGACGACGCCGCTGGAACCGCCGCGGGGCCATGGTCACCGACCGCTACCAGCACGTCCGCCACCACCCCACCGTTGAGGACTTTGTCACCTGGGCGGAGGGCGAGGGGCTGGCGATCATCGGGATCGACATCTTCCCCGATTCCGTGCCGTTGGAGACCTACGAACTGCCGGAGAAATGCGTGCTGGTGTTCGGGCAGGAGGGGCCCGGCCTCACGCCGGAGGTGCACGACGCCGCCGTCGCAACGCTGTCCATTGAGCAGTTTGGCTCCACGCGCTCCATCAACGCGGCCTCGGCGGCGGCGATCGCCATGCATGCCTGGGTGCGCCGGCACGTCTTCCAGCAGCACATCTAGGACGCGCAGCTCGGGGCCCGGGCGGGCGGCTCCCGCTTCTGCAGCTGCAAAGGACCGACGCCGCCGTAGCACCGGGCGCCTCGGTCCTCACCGGGTGCACGGACGCGTGGCCGCGGCGGTGGCACCTCAGGGCACCCCACCCAAAACCGACATGCAACTATCAGAAATCTTCGGCGAAACCCTAGGCCATGAAGTTACCCGTCAGTAGCATTTGGCTTGGATCACACTCATTGGCGAGTGTGGCACTGACTGGAGGTTCAATGAAGCATCCTTCTGTACTCGTCTGTTCGGCCCTTGCCCTGGCCGCGGTTCTCACGCTCGGCGGCGGCGCCGCGGCCAATGCCGCTCCGGTTCCCTCCCTGGCGCCGGCCACCGCGGCCGCCGATCCGTTCGGCTTCTACACCACCCCCGCATCGCTTCCGGCCGGCAACGGGGACCTCGTCCGGTCCGAGCCGTCCGTCTTCTACGTCGATCCGCTCAAGACCATCCGGGCCCAGGCCTCCGTGCAGCGCATCATGTACCGCTCGGTCAACAGTGCGGGCACGCCCATCGCCGTGACAGGCACCGTGCTGGTGCCGTACGCCGCCTGGACCGGTTCTGGACCCCGCCCGCTGGTCGCCTATGCCGCCGGAACCCAGGGGCAGGGGGACCAGTGCGCACCGTCCCGGGCCATGGCCGCCGGCGAGGAATACGAAGGCCTGTTCATCGCCGGACTTCTGGCGCGCGGCTACTCGGTGGCGGTCACGGACTACGAGGGCCTCGGCACAGCCGGCAGCCACACCTATATGGCCCGCGCCTCGCAAGCGCACGCCGTCCTCGACGCCGCCCGTGCGGCCCAGCGTCTCGGGAACCCGCAGATCGTCCCCGGGGGTCCGGTGGCACTGGCCGGCTACTCGCAGGGCGGCGGCGCCTCAGCGGCCGCCGTCGAGCTCGCACCCGAGTACGCCCCGGAACTGAACCTCAAGGGCGCGTATGCGGGGGCCGTGCCCGCCGACCTCCCCGCCGTCGGGCGAAACCTCGACGGCGGCCTGTACACCGGCTTCCTGCTGTACGCGGTGACCGGCATGAGCGCCACCGGCGGACTGGACCTGAGCCCGTACCTCAACGCCGCCGGGCAGGCCAAACTGGCCGCGACGGACACCGAATGCACCGTGCAGTCGATTGCCTCAAGCGGCTTCCTCAACACCTCCCAGCTCACGGTGTCCGGGCAGAAGCTGAGCTCACTACTGGACCTTCCCGAGGTCAAGCCGGTCATCGCCGAGCAGAAGATCGGCAACGGCCGGGCCCCCGCGGTTCCAGTGCTGCTCTCCCACAGCCTGCTGGACGACGTGATCCCCTTTGACCAAGGCAGGCAGCTGGCCAAGCGCTGGTGCGCCGCCGGATCGTCCGTCTACTTCGATGTCACGGCCGGGGCCACGCACGTGGGCGGCTACGCGGCGGCAATCCCGCAGGCGTTCATCTTCCTGGAGCGCCGCTTCTCGGGCCAGGGCGCCATCAGCAACTGCTGGCTGTACGGCTAAGCCTGCCCGGGATGGCACGTCGCGGCGAGACCCCACGGGGTGCCATCCCGGCACGACTGCCGCAAGTGTTACCCGTCTGCGTGACCCGAAACACTGCGCCTGCACAGAAATGGCTAGGATGGTGGCTAGCCGTAAGCGGTCTACTCCAGGGTCACAGCCCACAGACGAAAACTCAGCATAGGAGTCACCATGCCCATTGCAACCCCAGAGATTTACTCCGAGATGATCGACCGCGCCAAGGCCGATGGCTTTGCCTTCCCGGCGGTTAACGTGACGTCGTCACAGACTCTGAACGCTGCGATCCGCGGTTTCGCCGAGGCCGAGTCTGACGGCATCATCCAGGTCTCCACCGGTGGCGCGGCCTACTGGTCCGGCGCTTCCGTCAAGGACATGGTTGCCGGTTCGCTCGGCTTCGCCGCGTTCGCCCGCGAGGTCGCCAAGAACTACAACGTCAACATCGCCCTGCACACGGACCACTGCCCCAAGGACAAGCTGGACGGCTTCGTCCTGCCGCTGCTGGCCGCCTCCGAGGAAGCCGTCAAGTCCGGCAAGGACCCGATCTTCAACTCGCACATGTGGGACGGCTCGCACGAGACGCTCGGCGAGAACCTGCGCATCGGCCGTGAACTGCTCGAGCGCGCCGCAGCCGCCAAGATCATCCTTGAGGTCGAAATCGGCACGGTCGGCGGCGAGGAAGACGGCGTCGAGAACGAAATCAACGAGAAGCTGTACACCACCACCGAGGATGCCCTGGCGACCATCGAAGCCCTGGGTGCCGGCGAAAACGGCCGCTACCTCACCGCGCTGACCTTCGGCAACGTCCACGGCGTCTACAAGCCGGGCAACGTCAAGCTCCGCCCGGAACTGCTCAAGCAGATCCAGGCCGAGGTGGGCGCCAAGATCGGCAAGGAAAACCCCTTCGACCTGGTCTTCCACGGCGGCTCCGGCTCCACCGCCCAGGAAATCGCCGACGCCGTGTCCTACGGTGTCATCAAGATGAACGTGGACACGGACACCCAGTACGCCTTCACCCGCCCGGTGGCCGGCCACATGCTCGCCAACTACGACGGCGTGCTGAAGATCGACGGCGAGATGGGCAACAAGAAGACCTACGACCCGCGCGTCTGGGGCGCTTCCGCCGAAGCCGGCATGGCCGCGCGCATCGTCGAAGCCGCACAGCAGCTCGGTTCGGTCGGCAAGACGTTCTAATGTCGGACGAATTCCGCAAAAACCTCATGGGTCCGGAGCCCACGCTCCTGCCCGCCGAGACGGAGATCTACCAGCACCTTGCCCTCGGCAAGGAAGCGCTGGACCTTGTGGCCCAGAACCCCACGTCGTCGCTCCTGTGGGCGATCCTGGCCGAGGAAGCCTGGACGGAAGGCCGGACCATCGAGTCCTACGCCTACGCCCGCGTGGGCTACCACCGTGGCCTGGATTCGCTGCGCCGCAACGGATGGCGCGGCGTCGGCCCCATCCCGTGGGAGCACGAGCCCAACCAGGGCTTCCTACGTGCGCTCTACGCGCTGGGCCGGGCCGCAGCGGCCATCGGCGAGGCTGAGGAGCCGGAGCGGATCGAGAAGTTCCTGAACGACTCGGACCCGAAGGCCAAGGCGGCGATCGAGGGCTAGGACTTCACGCAGGACAACGACGACGGGCGGTTACCTTTCAGGGAAAGGTGACCGCCCGTCGTCGTTCCCCATACAGGACGCCCGCCAGCAGGCCATGGAACTGGAGGTAACCCCTGTTCCATGAACGCGCCGCACCGTAATCTGGGGCTGGGAGGTGATAGCCAATGAAGGCAGCCCAAGGGGACCGAATCATTGTGCGGGGCCGGACCGTGGAGACGTCCGACCGGCACGGCGAAATCATTGAAGTCAAGGGCGAGGACGGCTCGCCGCCGTATCGCGTCAGGTTCGACGACGGACACGAGTCGATCGTCTTTCCGGGCGGGGATTTTGTGGTCGAGACGGCCAAGTAGGCACCAAAAAGACGGCGGCCCCAAGCGAGGGGCCGCCGTTCTCGCTAAGTGAGTGCTGCTAGGCCTTGCGGGGAATGCCAGTGCGGGCCATGGCCTCGGCGTAGGCGCCGTGGATGGCGTCCAGGTACTCCTGCTGGCGCGCGGGCGAGCCGGCGAAGGAGCGGCCGCCCAGGGAGCGGACCTTGAAGGTCTTGAAGCCGCGGCGCATGATGCTTGCGGGGGCGGCCTTCATGAGCTGGTCGGCCAGGCGGTGTGCCTCGTTGCCGTGCGCCACGAGGGCGGAGGTGCGCGGCAGCAGTGCCAGCAGGCGCAGGAGCGGCTTGAGGCCCTCGGTGATGTTGGCGGGGGTCAGCTTGCCCGGCTCTTCATTCGGCTCGATCCACGGGTACGCGTTCCACGGCATGGTGAGTTCCGGGCGCAGGCCCAGCTGCCACTGCATGCCGACCATGCGCGTGGTGGCCTCCTCGTCGCCGGGGGCGATGAAGCCCTCGCCGGACGTGGTGCGGGTGTTGGAGAAAAGGCTGATGATGCGGCATTCATCGGTGTTGTGCACGGGGTCGATGTAGAGGACCTCGCTGCCCGGCTTCTGTTCCTTGAGGGAATCGCACAGCCCGGTGACCTCGGCGATGTGGGGTTCGTAGCGGCGGTTCCAGAGGAGCTCGTTGGGTGATTCAGTCGCCAGGTCTTGCATTGGGTCTTGGGTCTCCTTGGTGTTGCTGACCGCACTCGCTGGACCGGTCGCGGGCATGCCGCTGCCGGTCCCAGAAGGGCGCTGTTGGGGGCTGGTTAACCTTACCGGACGGGTAGGGTGCCAAAATCCCGGTTCCGGCGCGCCGTCTCCTGACGCCCCCGGCGTGTTGGGCGCCGGAATGTTGGGTCCGCTGCGGGCGGGAACGCCCGACGGCGGTAGCGGCCGCAAGGGACTTGACTTGATTGACGGCATCGGCGGCTCGTGCACGAATCTCAGCTAGCCACGTCACCCAGCGCCTCCTGACACGGGGATCCGGGCCGCATCCGCTAAACTTGGCTGGTAAGAGCCCCGGAACTCTTGCGTTTGCTGCACCAAGCGGCGGCACCAGAATGATTCGGGGCGTTCTCATGTACGGCGCCAGGCCATCGCGGTTTGGCCCGAAAGAATGGGGGAGGATCCCATGCCCGCTATCGTGATCGTCGGCGCCCAGTGGGGCGACGAAGGCAAAGGCAAAGCAACCGACCTGCTCGGTGGCCGCGTTGACTACGTGGTCAAGCCCAACGGCGGCAACAACGCCGGGCACACCGTGGTCGTGGGCGGTGAGAAGTATGAGCTCAAGCTCCTTCCCGCCGGCATTCTGAGCCCCAACGCCATTCCGATCATCGGCAATGGCTGCGTGGTGAACCTCGAGGCCCTCTTCCAGGAGATCGAGGGCCTGGAAGCCCGCGGCGCGGACACCTCCCGCCTGCGCGTTTCCGCCAACGCCCACCTGGTGGCCCCGTACCACCAGGTCCTGGACAAGGTCACGGAGCGCTTCCTCGGCAGCCGCGCCATCGGCACTACCGGCCGCGGCATCGGCCCGGCCTACATGGACAAGGTGGCCCGCCTGGGCATCCGCGTCCAGGACGTCTTCGACGAGTCGATCCTCCGCCAGAAGGTGGAAGGCTCGCTGCGCCAGAAGAACGAGCTGCTGGTCAAGGTCTACAACCGCCGCGACATCGTGGTTGACGAGATCGTGGACTACTTCCTGTCCTTCGCCGAGCGCCTGCGCCCGCTGGTCATCGACAGCACCCTGGTCCTGAACAACGCCCTGGACGAGGGCAAGGTTGTGCTCATGGAAGGCGGCCAGGCCACGTTCCTTGACGTTGACCACGGCACCTACCCGTTCGTGACTTCCTCCAACCCCACCGCCGGCGGCGCGTCCGTGGGCTCGGGCATCGGCCCCACCCGCATCTCGCGCTCCATCGGCATCATCAAGGCGTACACCACCCGTGTTGGCGCCGGCCCGTTCCCCACGGAACTCTTCGACGAGATGGGCATGTACCTGCAGAAGACCGGCGGCGAGTTCGGTGTGAACACCGGCCGTCCGCGCCGCTGCGGCTGGTACGACGCCGTCCTGGCCCGCCACGCTTCCCGCGTCAACGGCTTCACGGACTACTTCGTCACCAAGCTGGACGTGCTCACAGGCATCGAGCAGATCCCGGTCTGCGTTGCCTATGACGTTGACGGCGTGCGCCACGACGAAATGCCCATGACGCAGACCGAGTTCCACCACGCGGTGCCGATCTTCGAGTACTTCGACGGCTGGACCGAGGACATCACCGGCGCCCGCACCCTGGAAGACCTCCCCGAGAACGCCCGCAACTATGTGCTGGCCCTCGAAAAGCTCTCCGGCACGCGGTTCTCCGCGATCGGCGTCGGCCCGGACCGCGACCAGACCATCGTGGTCCACGACCTGATCAAGGACTAAACGCTTCAGAGATTACGACGACGGCGGGTCACCCTGGGGTTCCAAAGGAACCTGGTGGGTGGCCCGCCGTCGTTGTCTATGGCAGCGGCAGCGGCAATCGAGCAGTTTCGGAGAAGCCCCTCGCCTCGCTGCCCCCTAGCGTTAGGGTGGTCACACCAAATCCAGGAGAGAGGTTCGTGCCATGACGGACGCCAACGGATCGGCCACCAAGGAAAAGTCGTACGACGGTTTCACGGAGGAAGAACGCGCCGCGATGAAGGAGCGGGCGCAGGAGCTCAAGAAGGCCTCGCGCCGGAAACCCGCAGCTGCCAAGGTGGATGGGGAAACCGACGCGCTCTCGAAGATCGCCGAGATGTCGGAGCCGGACAAAGCCATCGCCGAGCGCCTGCACGCCATCATCAAGGAGCACGCTCCGGAACTCTCGCCGAAGACCTGGTACGGGATGCCGGCCTACGCCAAGGACGGCCAGGTGGTCTGCTTCTTCCAGCCCGCGGACAAGTTCAAGGCACGGTACCCGACGCTTGGCTTCAATGACCCCGCGAAGCTCGACGACGGCAACATGTGGCCCACCTCGTATGCGCTGACGAAGCTCGCCGCCGCCGAGGAAGCGCAGATCATCGAGCTCATCAAGAAGGCGGTCAGCTAAGCAAGGCGGAAGCAACCACGTTGAGCTCGGAGGGGGAGCGGCCGAGGCTCCTCTCGGCCTGCGTCCATGCCGGCGCCCTCGACGCCACAGTCCCGAAGATCCCCGGCGGTTATGCGGCCCCCACGGAAGCCACGGCGGGCCCATGTAAGTAGCCTTTGTGTCCCTTGCGGGACGCCCGTTCCGGGCTGAAAATGTGCTTGTGGCCGCCTGCCAACGCCGTGCTTCTATGGTTCGTTGAGGCCGCTAAGTAGCCGGGCGTTGGGGGTCACGTTGTGGGCCCTTCATTGTTCCTTTCATCGAGAACGAGGACTAGATTCCCGTTGTCCCTGGTGATCCCCACGGGCGGCCACTTCGATATTCAGAAGGGCCGCGCCGTGAGGAGATGAGCAGGATCATGCTGGCTGAAACCCAGGATGAGGAACAGATCATTGCCAGGGTCGCCGGGATCGACATTGGCAAGGCCGAACTCGTGTGTTGCGTGCGGGTCCCCGCGGAGGGGAACCGAAAGAAACGGTTGCAGGAGGTGTCCACGCATTCGACCATGACCCGTTCGTTGGCGGACCTGGCCAACCATCTCGTGGACCTGCGCATCGAGCGGGTGGTGATGGAGGCGACCAGCGACTACTGGAAGCCGGTGTTCTACCTCCTCGAGGCGCACGGGCTCGAACCGTGGCTGGTCAACGCCCGCGACGTGAAGCATCTGCCGGGACGTCCCAAAACCGATGTGCTGGATGCGGTGTGGCTGTGCAAGGTCGCCGAACGGCAGATGCTCCGGCCCAGCTTCGTCCCGCCCGCCCCGATCCGCAGGCTCCGGGACCTGACCCGGTACCGGATTGACCTGGTCGGGACCCGGACCGCGGAGAAGAACCGGGTCGAGAAACTCCTCGAGGACGCCTGCATCAAACTCTCCTCGGTGGCCTCGGACACCTTCGGGGTGTCCGGCCGGGAAATGATGGCAGCGCTCATCGCCGGAGAACGCAACCCGGGCGTGCTCGCGCAGCTGGCACGCTCCAGCATGCGCAGGAAGATCAGCGAACTGGAGGAGGCGTTCACCGGCCGCTTCGATGACCACCACGGCTTCCTGCTCGCCCGGATGCTGGCAAGGATTGACGGCATCGATACCGATATCGCCGCGCTCGATGAACAGATCGAGGTCCAGCTGGCCCCTTTCGCCGCGGCGGCCAAACGCCTGGATGAGATCCCGGGCATCGGCCCCATCGCCGCCGCCGTAGTTCTGGCCGAAATCGGGGTCGACATGTCCCGGTTCCCGACCGCGGGGCACCTGTGTTCCTGGGCAAAGTTCTCCCCGGGCATCAACTCCTCCGCAGGCAAGACCAAAGGAAACGGCTCGACCGGGCACGGCAACCGCTATCTCGCCCGGGCCCTTGGCGAGGCCGCCTTCGGAGCCGGCAAGACCAATACCTTCCTGGGCGAACGCTACCGAAGGCTCGTCCGGCGGCGGGGCAAGAAACGCGCCATTGTCGCCATCGGACGTTCCATCCTCGTCATCGTCTGGCACCTCCTGCAGGGCCCGGACACACGGTTCCAGGATCTCGGCGCCGACCACTTCACCCGCCACACCAACCCCGAAACCAGGAAGCACAGCCACATCCGGCAACTCGAGGCCCTCGGCTACACCGTCACCCTGACCCCTGCCGCCTGACTCCAACATTCCCCGTCCACCGAGGGCTGCCTTTCGCCCCCGGATGCCCAAACACGCGCGCCAACGAACGCACATCACCTCATTTTCGGACTAGCAGTAACTGTCGTTTTGGAGGCTCATAACGACACCTACTGCTACTTGCTTGGGATGCCACGGACGCACCCCGGCCCACCCCCAAAAAAACTTTTCGCATCCGCGTAACCCTTTCGGTCTGTCCTGCGATTACGTCAATGAAAGCGCCGAGCTGGAACTTGTCCCCCATCAATTTCCAGCTCGGCGGTTTTCACTTTGTGCGGCCTTCGGGAACCGCGCAGGCAGGGCCTTGGGCTGTTCACAAACACGGGTTACTCTTGGTAGGTTGTCCGCCAGGCAGCCGTCGTGGACGCAGCTGGCCAGTGGAGCCAAGGAACTATCGCCGACCGAAAGTCCCTTCCCTGTGACTGACGCATTGACCGATGACGTGCTTCGTGCCCTTCAGGGCCGGGACTCGGAGTTGTTCCGCGCCGTTTACCAGGCCTATGCGGGCCCGGTGCTCGGCTACCTGACGGCCAAGGGCGTGGCAGACCCGGAAGCCGTGACCCAGGACGTGTTCCTGGCGGTCCTGCCACGGATCTCCACGATCACGGGCGGCGCGCAGGGATTGCGGACCTTCGTTTTTTCTGTGGCCCATGCGCGCATGG contains:
- a CDS encoding DUF3151 domain-containing protein, which codes for MSDEFRKNLMGPEPTLLPAETEIYQHLALGKEALDLVAQNPTSSLLWAILAEEAWTEGRTIESYAYARVGYHRGLDSLRRNGWRGVGPIPWEHEPNQGFLRALYALGRAAAAIGEAEEPERIEKFLNDSDPKAKAAIEG
- a CDS encoding iron chaperone → MTDANGSATKEKSYDGFTEEERAAMKERAQELKKASRRKPAAAKVDGETDALSKIAEMSEPDKAIAERLHAIIKEHAPELSPKTWYGMPAYAKDGQVVCFFQPADKFKARYPTLGFNDPAKLDDGNMWPTSYALTKLAAAEEAQIIELIKKAVS
- a CDS encoding HAD-IIA family hydrolase; translation: MAEESTPNTSASVYRNGHEIECWLTDMDGVLVHENQAIPGAAELIQRWVDTSKRFLVLTNNSIYTPRDLAARLSASGLEVPEENIWTSALATAQFLKDQVQSSDSGNRAYTIGEAGLTTALHEAGFILTDTDPDFVVLGETRTYSFEAITMAVRHILAGARFIATNPDATGPSKDGPLPATGAIAAMITKATGREPYIVGKPNPMMFRSAMNQIDAHSETTAMIGDRMDTDIIAGMEAGLHTVLVLSGITQRDEVASFPFRPNQILGSVADLKSQI
- a CDS encoding adenylosuccinate synthase, with amino-acid sequence MPAIVIVGAQWGDEGKGKATDLLGGRVDYVVKPNGGNNAGHTVVVGGEKYELKLLPAGILSPNAIPIIGNGCVVNLEALFQEIEGLEARGADTSRLRVSANAHLVAPYHQVLDKVTERFLGSRAIGTTGRGIGPAYMDKVARLGIRVQDVFDESILRQKVEGSLRQKNELLVKVYNRRDIVVDEIVDYFLSFAERLRPLVIDSTLVLNNALDEGKVVLMEGGQATFLDVDHGTYPFVTSSNPTAGGASVGSGIGPTRISRSIGIIKAYTTRVGAGPFPTELFDEMGMYLQKTGGEFGVNTGRPRRCGWYDAVLARHASRVNGFTDYFVTKLDVLTGIEQIPVCVAYDVDGVRHDEMPMTQTEFHHAVPIFEYFDGWTEDITGARTLEDLPENARNYVLALEKLSGTRFSAIGVGPDRDQTIVVHDLIKD
- the fbaA gene encoding class II fructose-bisphosphate aldolase translates to MPIATPEIYSEMIDRAKADGFAFPAVNVTSSQTLNAAIRGFAEAESDGIIQVSTGGAAYWSGASVKDMVAGSLGFAAFAREVAKNYNVNIALHTDHCPKDKLDGFVLPLLAASEEAVKSGKDPIFNSHMWDGSHETLGENLRIGRELLERAAAAKIILEVEIGTVGGEEDGVENEINEKLYTTTEDALATIEALGAGENGRYLTALTFGNVHGVYKPGNVKLRPELLKQIQAEVGAKIGKENPFDLVFHGGSGSTAQEIADAVSYGVIKMNVDTDTQYAFTRPVAGHMLANYDGVLKIDGEMGNKKTYDPRVWGASAEAGMAARIVEAAQQLGSVGKTF
- a CDS encoding uracil-DNA glycosylase; this encodes MQDLATESPNELLWNRRYEPHIAEVTGLCDSLKEQKPGSEVLYIDPVHNTDECRIISLFSNTRTTSGEGFIAPGDEEATTRMVGMQWQLGLRPELTMPWNAYPWIEPNEEPGKLTPANITEGLKPLLRLLALLPRTSALVAHGNEAHRLADQLMKAAPASIMRRGFKTFKVRSLGGRSFAGSPARQQEYLDAIHGAYAEAMARTGIPRKA
- a CDS encoding DUF1918 domain-containing protein translates to MKAAQGDRIIVRGRTVETSDRHGEIIEVKGEDGSPPYRVRFDDGHESIVFPGGDFVVETAK
- a CDS encoding IS110 family transposase; translation: MLAETQDEEQIIARVAGIDIGKAELVCCVRVPAEGNRKKRLQEVSTHSTMTRSLADLANHLVDLRIERVVMEATSDYWKPVFYLLEAHGLEPWLVNARDVKHLPGRPKTDVLDAVWLCKVAERQMLRPSFVPPAPIRRLRDLTRYRIDLVGTRTAEKNRVEKLLEDACIKLSSVASDTFGVSGREMMAALIAGERNPGVLAQLARSSMRRKISELEEAFTGRFDDHHGFLLARMLARIDGIDTDIAALDEQIEVQLAPFAAAAKRLDEIPGIGPIAAAVVLAEIGVDMSRFPTAGHLCSWAKFSPGINSSAGKTKGNGSTGHGNRYLARALGEAAFGAGKTNTFLGERYRRLVRRRGKKRAIVAIGRSILVIVWHLLQGPDTRFQDLGADHFTRHTNPETRKHSHIRQLEALGYTVTLTPAA
- a CDS encoding lipase family protein, whose amino-acid sequence is MKHPSVLVCSALALAAVLTLGGGAAANAAPVPSLAPATAAADPFGFYTTPASLPAGNGDLVRSEPSVFYVDPLKTIRAQASVQRIMYRSVNSAGTPIAVTGTVLVPYAAWTGSGPRPLVAYAAGTQGQGDQCAPSRAMAAGEEYEGLFIAGLLARGYSVAVTDYEGLGTAGSHTYMARASQAHAVLDAARAAQRLGNPQIVPGGPVALAGYSQGGGASAAAVELAPEYAPELNLKGAYAGAVPADLPAVGRNLDGGLYTGFLLYAVTGMSATGGLDLSPYLNAAGQAKLAATDTECTVQSIASSGFLNTSQLTVSGQKLSSLLDLPEVKPVIAEQKIGNGRAPAVPVLLSHSLLDDVIPFDQGRQLAKRWCAAGSSVYFDVTAGATHVGGYAAAIPQAFIFLERRFSGQGAISNCWLYG
- a CDS encoding TrmH family RNA methyltransferase, yielding MTDLPPDEALPTPAQTPAETAAEGESEAKAEVGVGPWEGELPDGDHWDPDLLADGDRRNVLDKYRYWKHEAIVAELDSRRHEFHIAIENWQHDLNIGTVVRTANAFLAKEVHIIGRRRWNRRGAMVTDRYQHVRHHPTVEDFVTWAEGEGLAIIGIDIFPDSVPLETYELPEKCVLVFGQEGPGLTPEVHDAAVATLSIEQFGSTRSINAASAAAIAMHAWVRRHVFQQHI